One Onychostoma macrolepis isolate SWU-2019 chromosome 15, ASM1243209v1, whole genome shotgun sequence DNA segment encodes these proteins:
- the LOC131520768 gene encoding GTPase IMAP family member 8-like isoform X1 gives MMRSVIRQEANPCSWGELGFPGRRENAWSESCYASCLVSACSALSCSLLQDEAVNLSNVPRPEGGVQSLMFVLALPLTPWLQCLAFGFIFTILSWDSVLGDSGDDLRIVLLGVSGAGKSLLGNAILGGEAFKESRTRKSEIQTGRVEDRNISIIDTPGFFNTQLTDEEMKQQMMNSLYLAHPGPQVFLLVINLENFRKEQRDIVEQIQENFGAQALKFTIVLFFGREQMSRIKWMLFIHDTKFQELVSHCRNNYHVINSKNEIKLSHTTELLEKIDEIIKQNNHQYYNNDIYLKPLTKIRIKKEKQEGKNSNKATAREEEMKQEQINIVWDRFAMGSLKKLTPIEQNLIGADLRIVLVGKTGFGKSASGNTILGQKMFTEQLSSQSVTVKCQQHQQMVDGKIVSVIDTPGLCDTSMSEEQLKNELVKCVEMSLPGPHAFLLVIRLDERFTNEQKITVKWIQRNFGEDAAHYTIILFTRGDQLDIPIEEFLTRDEAFKSLIEQCKGRYHVFNNRDKNRDQVNKLLEKIDKMVMENRGQHYTSNMYKDAQRKIREEERKQREEERKIIEAYEENVRQEEKNRLKKKVKNVALVAGAVVGAGAAVTGGAALVAATGGVALPVVLIGGGAVISGGTSGKLIADKIKEIRRGVNSIPLTVNLTKTSN, from the exons ATCCTTGATGTTTGTCCTCGCGCTCCCGCTCACTCCGTGGCTCCAGTGTCTGGCTTTCGGGTTCATCTTCACAATCCTTTCCTGGGATTCCGTCCTCG GTGATTCAGGTGATGATCTGAGGATCGTGCTACTGGGAGTCTCTGGAGCTGGAAAAAGTTTATTGGGAAATGCAATACTGGGTGGAGAGGCATTTAAAGAGAGCAGAACCAGAAAGAGTGAGATACAGACAGGAAGAGTAGAAGACAGAAACATCTCCATCATCGACACTCCAGGATTCTTCAACACTCAACTGACTGATGAAGAGATGAAGCAGCAGATGATGAACAGTCTGTATCTTGCTCATCCTGGTCCTCAAGTGTTCCTGCTCGTCATCAACCTAGAAAACTTCAGAAAGGAGCAGAGGGACATTGTGGAGCAAATTCAGGAGAACTTTGGAGCTCAAGCTTTGAAGTTCACAATAGTGCTGTTTTTTGGAAGAGAACAAATGTCAAGGATAAAATGGATGCTCTTTATACATGATACAAAATTTCAGGAGTTGGTCAGTCACTGCAGAAATAATTATCATGTGATCAACAGCAAAAATGAGATTAAATTATCTCATACCACAGAACTTCTAGAAAAGATTGATGAAATCATCAAACAGAATAATCACCAGTATTACAAtaatgatatttacttaaagcctcTAACCAAGATcagaataaaaaaggaaaaacaagagGGAAAAAATAGCAACAAAGCAACTGCGCGAGAGGAAGAGATGAAACAagagcaaataaatatagtGTGGGACAGATTTGCAATGGGCAGCCTCAAGAAACTGACACCAATAGAACAAAACTTGATCGGAGCAG ATCTCAGGATCGTGTTGGTGGGTAAAACTGGGTTTGGAAAGAGCGCATCAGGAAACACCATCCTGGGACaaaaaatgttcacagaacaatTGTCTTCTCAATCTGTGACCGTGAAATGCCAACAACATCAGCAGATGGTAGATGGTAAAATTGTCTCAGTGATTGACACTCCAGGACTGTGTGATACATCAATGAGTGAAGAACAACTGAAGAATGAATTAGTGAAGTGTGTCGAGATGTCTCTTCCTGGTCCTCATGCATTTCTTCTTGTCATCAGACTGGACGAGAGATTCACAAATGAACAGAAAATTACAGTGAAATGGATTCAGAGAAACTTTGGAGAAGATGCTGCTCATTACACTATCATTCTGTTCACTAGAGGAGATCAGTTAGATATACCTATAGAGGAGTTTCTGACAAGAGATGAGGCATTTAAAAGCTTAATTGAACAGTGTAAAGGCAGGTATCATGTTTTCAATAACAGAGATAAAAATCGAGATCAAGTTAATAAACTGCTGGAGAAGATAGACAAAATGGTGATGGAGAACAGAGGACAGCATTACACCAGTAACATGTACAAGGATGCTCAGAGAAAAATCAGGGAAGAAGAGAGGAagcagagagaggaagagaggaaAATAATTGAAGCATATGAAGAAAATGTAAGgcaggaagaaaaaaacaggCTGAAAAAGAAGGTTAAAAATGTAGCATTAGTGGCTGGAGCTGTAGTAGGTGCAGGAGCAGCAGTTACTGGAGGTGCAGCATTAGTTGCTGCTACTGGAGGAGTGGCACTACCTGTAGTTTTAATCGGAGGAGGAGCAGTCATCTCGGGAGGAACAAGTGGAAAACTTATTGCAGATAAAATTAAAGAAATCAGAAGGGGTGTAAACTCTATACCCCTGACTGTTAACCTAACCAAAACTAGCAATTAA
- the LOC131520768 gene encoding GTPase IMAP family member 8-like isoform X2 yields the protein MASAYEGDSGDDLRIVLLGVSGAGKSLLGNAILGGEAFKESRTRKSEIQTGRVEDRNISIIDTPGFFNTQLTDEEMKQQMMNSLYLAHPGPQVFLLVINLENFRKEQRDIVEQIQENFGAQALKFTIVLFFGREQMSRIKWMLFIHDTKFQELVSHCRNNYHVINSKNEIKLSHTTELLEKIDEIIKQNNHQYYNNDIYLKPLTKIRIKKEKQEGKNSNKATAREEEMKQEQINIVWDRFAMGSLKKLTPIEQNLIGADLRIVLVGKTGFGKSASGNTILGQKMFTEQLSSQSVTVKCQQHQQMVDGKIVSVIDTPGLCDTSMSEEQLKNELVKCVEMSLPGPHAFLLVIRLDERFTNEQKITVKWIQRNFGEDAAHYTIILFTRGDQLDIPIEEFLTRDEAFKSLIEQCKGRYHVFNNRDKNRDQVNKLLEKIDKMVMENRGQHYTSNMYKDAQRKIREEERKQREEERKIIEAYEENVRQEEKNRLKKKVKNVALVAGAVVGAGAAVTGGAALVAATGGVALPVVLIGGGAVISGGTSGKLIADKIKEIRRGVNSIPLTVNLTKTSN from the exons GTGATTCAGGTGATGATCTGAGGATCGTGCTACTGGGAGTCTCTGGAGCTGGAAAAAGTTTATTGGGAAATGCAATACTGGGTGGAGAGGCATTTAAAGAGAGCAGAACCAGAAAGAGTGAGATACAGACAGGAAGAGTAGAAGACAGAAACATCTCCATCATCGACACTCCAGGATTCTTCAACACTCAACTGACTGATGAAGAGATGAAGCAGCAGATGATGAACAGTCTGTATCTTGCTCATCCTGGTCCTCAAGTGTTCCTGCTCGTCATCAACCTAGAAAACTTCAGAAAGGAGCAGAGGGACATTGTGGAGCAAATTCAGGAGAACTTTGGAGCTCAAGCTTTGAAGTTCACAATAGTGCTGTTTTTTGGAAGAGAACAAATGTCAAGGATAAAATGGATGCTCTTTATACATGATACAAAATTTCAGGAGTTGGTCAGTCACTGCAGAAATAATTATCATGTGATCAACAGCAAAAATGAGATTAAATTATCTCATACCACAGAACTTCTAGAAAAGATTGATGAAATCATCAAACAGAATAATCACCAGTATTACAAtaatgatatttacttaaagcctcTAACCAAGATcagaataaaaaaggaaaaacaagagGGAAAAAATAGCAACAAAGCAACTGCGCGAGAGGAAGAGATGAAACAagagcaaataaatatagtGTGGGACAGATTTGCAATGGGCAGCCTCAAGAAACTGACACCAATAGAACAAAACTTGATCGGAGCAG ATCTCAGGATCGTGTTGGTGGGTAAAACTGGGTTTGGAAAGAGCGCATCAGGAAACACCATCCTGGGACaaaaaatgttcacagaacaatTGTCTTCTCAATCTGTGACCGTGAAATGCCAACAACATCAGCAGATGGTAGATGGTAAAATTGTCTCAGTGATTGACACTCCAGGACTGTGTGATACATCAATGAGTGAAGAACAACTGAAGAATGAATTAGTGAAGTGTGTCGAGATGTCTCTTCCTGGTCCTCATGCATTTCTTCTTGTCATCAGACTGGACGAGAGATTCACAAATGAACAGAAAATTACAGTGAAATGGATTCAGAGAAACTTTGGAGAAGATGCTGCTCATTACACTATCATTCTGTTCACTAGAGGAGATCAGTTAGATATACCTATAGAGGAGTTTCTGACAAGAGATGAGGCATTTAAAAGCTTAATTGAACAGTGTAAAGGCAGGTATCATGTTTTCAATAACAGAGATAAAAATCGAGATCAAGTTAATAAACTGCTGGAGAAGATAGACAAAATGGTGATGGAGAACAGAGGACAGCATTACACCAGTAACATGTACAAGGATGCTCAGAGAAAAATCAGGGAAGAAGAGAGGAagcagagagaggaagagaggaaAATAATTGAAGCATATGAAGAAAATGTAAGgcaggaagaaaaaaacaggCTGAAAAAGAAGGTTAAAAATGTAGCATTAGTGGCTGGAGCTGTAGTAGGTGCAGGAGCAGCAGTTACTGGAGGTGCAGCATTAGTTGCTGCTACTGGAGGAGTGGCACTACCTGTAGTTTTAATCGGAGGAGGAGCAGTCATCTCGGGAGGAACAAGTGGAAAACTTATTGCAGATAAAATTAAAGAAATCAGAAGGGGTGTAAACTCTATACCCCTGACTGTTAACCTAACCAAAACTAGCAATTAA